CCAGTGGAATCCCTTCCACCAAACCATACTGGTCCAGAATCCACTGTGCTCTACAGTGGCGGCATCCAAACGCATCTCCCAGAGCCTCTACAGAGCGGAATGTACCACACGCAGGACAGAACCATATTACCCTCTCAATTCCCTTGGACTTATGGTCGCCGCGATACTCGAACCCCTGCTTAAGTTGCCAGTCCCATTCAGAATGAAAAAGAGCTTGTTCACCGGGAAAATTTTTATAAACGTTAATCTCCACTTCCACTGGTCCTTTTCTGCGAGCCTCTGCCCACACCGGTTGGGCAAGCCACGCCCCCTTAATCTTTACCACCACCACTGGAATACCCAGCGTGTTAACCAGCTTTGAGGTACCAGGCATTACCCCCTCAAAGTTCCCTGACCAGGTTATTGAACCTTCGGGGAAAATACCCACTATCCCACCCTTTTCCACCACTTTAAAGATTTGTTTTACCGCACGGGGGTCTGGATAGTTTTTCTGCTTAGGTATAGCACCAACCATCCTTATTAACACACCCAGGGTGGGATGGTGAAAAATCAAGCGGTTGGCCACCCAGTGAATGGGGTAAGGAGAAAAAACACTGATTATAAAAGGATCCAGAGCGCTCAAGTGATTGGCAAGCAACACAAAGGGTGGCTTTGGGAAATCACCAAGCAAAGCGCACCTGGTATATCTTTGGGAGAGATAGGCCGCAAAAAGCGGTTTCCCCAGGCGCCAGAGCGGCGCAACATTTGAAACCGTACCAGTAGCAACCGAGTGATGTTCTTTTAACATGGAAAAATTTTAACATGAAGAATTAAAATCCCCAACACTTCGGAGAAAAACCAGCGTACCTTCTCCTAAAAAGAAAAGCCTCTCCCTTACGGGAGAGGCTTTTCTTAAAAAGCAACTACATTCAAAATCCAAAGTTATTTCTCAAGAGGTGAGCCTGTTTTTACCCAACCAGGGACGCCACCTTCAACTATCCAGGCCTCATAACCCAGCATCTGAAGAACAGAAACCGCAAATGCTGAATTGGTATCCAGCGAACATACCACCGCAACAGTCTTGTCCTTGGGGATTTGGTTTAGATTATCGATCAGGGTCGGAAGCGGCACATTCACTGAACCAGGAATATGGCCGTTTTTGTACATGAAATCAGGACGCACATCCAGGATGAACAGAGAATCTCCCTTTTCTTCAATTAGAGCTTTGAGCTCTGCTACAGAAATAAGCCAG
This portion of the Thermatribacter velox genome encodes:
- a CDS encoding lysophospholipid acyltransferase family protein, with the protein product MLKEHHSVATGTVSNVAPLWRLGKPLFAAYLSQRYTRCALLGDFPKPPFVLLANHLSALDPFIISVFSPYPIHWVANRLIFHHPTLGVLIRMVGAIPKQKNYPDPRAVKQIFKVVEKGGIVGIFPEGSITWSGNFEGVMPGTSKLVNTLGIPVVVVKIKGAWLAQPVWAEARRKGPVEVEINVYKNFPGEQALFHSEWDWQLKQGFEYRGDHKSKGIERVIWFCPACGTFRSVEALGDAFGCRHCRAQWILDQYGLVEGIPLVDFMEAQKKWLSCFAQERGLEIAGVLVSIRDRLSGRLKSLKRGMLRLNHEGLMIGNFHFPLLAIRAENLFLKDIFEFLCLNWLVRVHTRYSSFLLYSMLKESKRATFPFENREIDKKTVTI
- a CDS encoding rhodanese-like domain-containing protein: MFRKTNFSGVVLAVSLMLLFVFSGLAQGAQEITQAADSFLKSVPQNKLWLISVAELKALIEEKGDSLFILDVRPDFMYKNGHIPGSVNVPLPTLIDNLNQIPKDKTVAVVCSLDTNSAFAVSVLQMLGYEAWIVEGGVPGWVKTGSPLEK